A part of Vicugna pacos chromosome 14, VicPac4, whole genome shotgun sequence genomic DNA contains:
- the RB1 gene encoding retinoblastoma-associated protein isoform X4 codes for MYLSPVRSPKKKGSTTRVNSTANSEAQATSTFQTQKPLRSTSLSLFYKKVYRLAYLRLNTLCARLLSDHPELEHIIWTLFQYTLQNEYELMRDRHLDQIMMCSMYGICKVKNIDLKFKIIVTAYKDLPHAVQETFKRVLIREEEYDSIIVFYNSVFMQRLKTNILQYASTRPPTLSPIPHIPRSPYKFSSSPLRIPGGNIYISPLKNPYKISEGLPTPTKMTPRSRILVSIGESFGTSEKFQKINQMVCNSDRVLKRSAEGSNPPKPLKKLRFDIEGSDEADGSKHIPGESKFQQKLAEMTSTRTRMQKQKMNDSMDTSHREEK; via the exons AT GTATCTTTCTCCTGTAAGATCCCCAAAGAAAAAAGGGTCAACTACACGTGTAAATTCTACGGCAAATTCAGAGGCTCAAGCAACCTCAACCTTCCAGACTCAGAAGCCATTGAGATCTACCTCCCTCTCACTCTTTTACAAAAAAG TGTACCGACTAGCGTATCTTCGACTAAATACCCTGTGTGCACGCCTTCTGTCTGACCACCCAGAACTAGAACACATCATCTGGACCCTTTTCCAGTACACACTGCAAAACGAGTACGAACTCATGAGAGACAGGCATTTGGACCAG ATTATGATGTGTTCCATGTATGGCATATGCAAGGTGAAGAATATAGACCTTAAGTTCAAAATCATTGTAACAGCATACAAAGATCTTCCTCATGCTGTTCAGGAG ACATTCAAGCGTGTTTTGATCAGAGAAGAGGAGTATGATTCCATTATCGTGTTCTATAATTCAGTCTTCATGCAGAGACTGAAAACAAACATTTTGCAGTATGCTTCCACCAGG CCACCTACCTTGTCACCAATTCCTCACATTCCTCGAAGCCCTTACAAGTTTTCTAGTTCACCTTTAAGGATCCCTGGGGGGAACATCTATAtatcacccctaaagaatccaTATAAAATTTCAGAAGGTCTGCCAACGCCAACAAAAATGACTCCAAGATCAag AATCTTAGTATCAATTGGTGAATCATTTGGg ACTTCTGAGAAGTTccagaaaataaatcaaatggTGTGTAACAGCGACCGTGTGCTCAAAAGAAGTGCCGAAGGAAGCAACCCTCCTAAACCGCTGAAAAAACTGCGCTTTGACATTGAAGGATCAGATGAAGCAGATGGAAG TAAACATATCCCAGGGGAGTCCAAGTTTCAACAGAAACTGGCAGAAATGA CATCTACTCGAACACGAATGCAAAAGCAGAAAATGAATGATAGCATGGATACCTCACACAGGGAAGAAAAGTGA